From a single Notolabrus celidotus isolate fNotCel1 chromosome 7, fNotCel1.pri, whole genome shotgun sequence genomic region:
- the zgc:77849 gene encoding UPF0472 protein C16orf72 homolog — MEERKEEGEAEIQEHGPEHWFSKWERQCLAEAEQGDQTEEETEQSQQKLWHLFQNSATAVAQLYKDRVCQQQGLSLWVPFQNAATAVTNLYKESVEARQRSYDLGIHLGYQRRNKDVIAWVKKRRRTIRREDLISFLCGKVPPPRTTRAPPRVAMVSASRPAQPETGSSVETDLQPFREAIALHGLSGAMASISVRSGPPGSPTHPAQPLSRRRNGLHDVDLNTFIAEEMALHLDSTANRKRGPAPCSDVITDSPTHKRNRML; from the exons atggaggagaggaaggaggagggagaagcGGAGATCCAAGAGCACGGCCCCGAACACTGGTTCTCCAAGTGGGAACGGCAGTGCTTAGCAGAGGCTGAACAGGGGGATCAAACCGAGGAAGAGACGGAACAAAGCCAGCAGAAGCTGTGGCACCTCTTTCAGAACTCAGCCACGGCGGTAGCACAGCTCTACAAAG ACAGAGTATGCCAGCAGCaaggtctctctctctgggtgccCTTCCAGAATGCAGCAACAGCAGTCACTAACCTGTACAAAG AGAGTGTAGAGGCTCGCCAACGGAGCTACGACCTGGGCATCCACTTAGGCTACCAGCGCAGGAATAAGGATGTGATTGCATGGGTTAAGAAACGCAGAAGAACTATCAGGCGTGAGGATCTCATCAGTTTCCTGTGTGGCAAAGTTCCTCCTCCACGAACGACTCGTGCACCACCAAGGGTTGCCATGGTGTCTGCTAGCCGCCCTGCACAGCCAGAGACAGGCAGCTCAGTGGAGACTGACCTGCAGCCTTTCAGAGAGGCCATAGCCCTGCACG GTCTTAGTGGTGCCATGGCAAGCATCTCTGTGCGTTCTGGGCCTCCTGGTTCCCCAACTCACCCTGCCCAGCCTCTCAGTCGCCGTAGAAATGGTCTTCACGACGTTGACCTAAACACCTTCATTGCTGAAGAGATGGCACTCCATTTGGATTCCACAGCCAATCGCAAACGAGGCCCTGCCCCCTGTAGTGATGTCATCACAGACTCACCTACGCATAAACGTAACAGGATGCTCTGA
- the abcg2b gene encoding broad substrate specificity ATP-binding cassette transporter ABCG2b: protein MAEKEQVVEDVEECFQERGPTVTFSNLHYSVQETRLCCKRGPEKYILKDVSGIMRPGMNAIMGATGSGKTSLLDVIAGRKNPAGLKQGQVLVDGKVVTSELRLSSAYVVQDDILMGTLSVRENLLFSANLRLNPKLHTSFDKNSRVDAIIQELGLTDCADTKIGTEFLRGVSGGERKRCSIGMELITSPSLLFLDEPTTGLDSNTANCIIGLLHKLSRRGKTVIFSIHQPRYSIFRQFDHLSLMHKGEVVYAGAAGQALEYFTNLGYQIESFDNPADFYMDITNGEAKSTLEPFAAEESKNPLASMYRQSKMCQTTLEELDHVNQITEGAKCQGKAADYATSFLYQLRVVCGRTVRNSLRNPQTSYAQLALNIFFAILVGLIYYQMPLTLPEALQNRSGAFFFLIINMVFGNLSAVELFINERAIFIHENSSGYYRTSVYFLSKIFADLIPNRIIPIFVFSAIAYYMMGLKPAFTAFMCFALTMSLVSLAGVGLAFLVSASVSSFAMANILIALPFVFMMVFGGFLVNLNVMLSWLSWLKWISIFKYGLDATFINEFTGQLFYSGDVAIPGEEFLQIQKIDYSTWGFWRNQVALLGIILSCMMLSYVQLRRINRWK from the exons ATGGCTGAAAAGGAGCAGGTTGTTGAAGATGTCGAGGAGTGTTTCCAGGAACGTGGACCAACTGTCACATTCAGTAACCTGCACTATAGCGTCCAGGAGACGAGATTATGCTGCAAAAGAGGTCCTGAAAAATACATCCTCAAAGATGTGAG CGGCATCATGAGACCTGGGATGAATGCTATCATGGGTGCCACTGGCAGCGGTAAAACATC ACTGCTGGATGTGATAGCAGGCAGGAAAAACCCTGCAGGGCTAAAACAGGGACAAGTCTTAGTGGACGGGAAAGTTGTCACATCTGAACTGAGACTCAGCTCTGCCTACGTGGTCCag GATGATATCTTAATGGGCACCCTTAGTGTGAGGGAGAACCTACTGTTCAGTGCCAACCTGCGTCTCAACCCAAAACTCCACACCTCTTTTGATAAAAACAGCCGAGTGGATGCCATCATACAGGAACTGGGCCTCACAGACTGTGCAGACACCaag ATTGGAACAGAGTTCCTGCGTGGTGTATCTGGAGGTGAGAGGAAACGGTGCAGCATCGGGATGGAGCTCATCacctctccttctctgctgTTCCTGGACGAGCCAACCACTGGCCTGGATTCTAACACTGCAAACTGCATCATCGGGCTGCTGCACAA gctgTCCAGAAGAGGTAAGACTGTGATCTTCTCCATCCACCAGCCACGCTACTCCATCTTCAGACAGTTTGACCATCTGAGCCTGATGCATAAAGGAGAGGTCGTGTACGCAGGAGCAGCAGGCCAGGCACTAGAGTACTTCACAAACCTTG GCTACCAAATTGAGTCCTTCGACAATCCTGCTGATTTCTATATGGACATCACAAATGGAGAAGCAAAGTCCACATTAGAACCATTTGCTGCAG AGGAGAGCAAAAACCCGCTGGCAAGCATGTACCGCCAGTCCAAAATGTGCCAGACTACACTGGAGGAGTTGGACCATGTGAACCAGATTACCGAGGGGGCCAAATGTCAAGGCAAGGCAGCTGACTATGCCACATCCTTTCTCTATCAG ctgcGGGTGGTGTGTGGCAGGACGGTGAGGAACAGTCTGAGGAACCCTCAGACCTCTTACGCCCAGTTGGCTCTTAACATCTTCTTCGCAATTCTAGTGGGACTCATTTATTACCAAATGCCATTAACGCTGCCCGAGGCTTTACAGAACAG GAGTGGAGCGTTCTTCTTCCTTATCATAAACATGGTGTTTGGAAATCTCTCTGCAGTTGAACTCTTTATCAACGAACGAGCGATCTTCAT TCACGAGAACTCCAGTGGTTATTACCGCACCTCTGTCTACTTCCTGTCAAAGATCTTTGCTGACCTCATCCCCAACCGCATCATCCCaatctttgtgttttcagcCATTGCCTACTACATGATGG GGTTGAAGCCTGCCTTTACGGCCTTCATGTGTTTTGCCCTCACCATGTCTCTGGTCAGCCTGGCAGGAGTCGGGTTGGCCTTCCTCGTCTCAGCCAGTGTGTCTTCATTCGCCATGGCTAACATCCTCATCGCTCTACCATTTGTCTTCATGATG GTCTTTGGTGGTTTTCTCGTCAATCTCAACGTCATGCTGAGCTGGCTCTCATGGCTGAAATGGATCAGTATTTTCAAATATGGATTGGAT GCTACGTTCATCAACGAGTTTACAGGACAGCTGTTCTACAGTGGCGACGTTGC CATCCCAGGGGAGGAGTTCCTGCAAATCCAGAAGATTGACTACTCCACATGGGGCTTCTGGAGGAACCAGGTGGCTCTGCTGGGAATCATATTGAGCTGCATGATGCTGTCCTATGTGCAGCTGCGCCGAATCAACCGCTGGAAGTGA